A portion of the Poecilia reticulata strain Guanapo linkage group LG23, Guppy_female_1.0+MT, whole genome shotgun sequence genome contains these proteins:
- the tmem121b gene encoding cat eye syndrome critical region protein 6 codes for MKGGGSINTMISESGVVHQSSDHPPSPSSSSLRSAACQLSSSRDTRSTSSSFQPLFSACIMTSGEFLPSAPLLVHKSRRSLIYKSLCFLLLFFQGGVLDFYLILFTDLYWCSWIATDLVVISGWGVFFLKNARSQRERACGFHQKSSIFGCNLGEFAYAYLAWLIYVIACTPKVVLILETSILDLIALKVPCGVTGFKITVLLSAPLLFCLINSIVVDLNGPTRHHSQSCFTSTCLDLLDSFTLMEMLLRGELPSVYLKYTVITVYFVALAVPVVWLYELTAAELRCRWLWARFSTGLLVNAPLLVVRCFQVYVYKMPVSVFMFKNIFLLACRLLELLEQCAAVQGLRRRTGTNNPAQFSHCVSENDMCPHGYVNTLAVTQS; via the coding sequence ATGAAGGGAGGCGGCAGCATAAATACAATGATCTCTGAATCTGGTGTCGTTCATCAGAGCAGCGATCATCCTCCCAGCCCCTCATCCTCCTCCCTCCGCTCAGCAGCCTGTCAGCTGAGCAGCAGCCGGGACACCCGgagcaccagcagcagcttccagcCTCTGTTCTCCGCCTGCATCATGACATCTGGGGAGTTCCTGCCGAGCGCTCCGCTGCTGGTGCACAAATCCAGGAGGAGCCTGATCTACAAGTCGCTCTgcttccttctcctcttcttccaGGGCGGCGTCCTGGACTTCTACCTCATCCTCTTCACCGACCTGTACTGGTGCTCGTGGATAGCCACGGACCTGGTGGTCATCTCTGGCTGGGGAGTCTTTTTCCTGAAGAACGCTCGAAGCCAGAGGGAACGGGCCTGCGGCTTCCACCAGAAGAGCTCCATTTTCGGCTGCAACCTCGGAGAGTTCGCCTACGCCTACCTGGCCTGGCTCATCTATGTCATCGCCTGCACCCCGAAAGTCGTGCTCATCCTGGAGACGTCCATCCTGGACCTGATCGCGCTGAAGGTGCCGTGCGGCGTGACCGGCTTTAAAATCACGGTGCTGCTGTCCGCGCCGCTGCTCTTCTGCCTCATCAATTCCATCGTGGTGGATTTAAACGGTCCGACCCGCCACCACTCCCAGAGCTGCTTCACCAGCACCTGCCTGGACCTGCTGGACTCGTTCACGCTGATGGAGATGCTTCTCAGAGGCGAGCTCCCATCCGTGTACCTGAAGTACACGGTGATCACGGTGTACTTCGTGGCCCTGGCGGTCCCGGTGGTTTGGCTCTACGAGCTGACGGCGGCGGAGCTGCGGTGCCGGTGGCTGTGGGCCCGCTTCTCCACCGGACTGCTGGTCAACGCTCCGCTGCTCGTCGTGCGTTGCTTCCAGGTGTATGTTTACAAGATGCCGGTGTCGGTGTTCATGTTCAAGAACATCTTCCTGCTGGCGTGCCgcctgctggagctgctggagcagTGCGCCGCGGTGCAGGGCCTGCGGAGGCGGACTGGCACCAACAACCCAGCCCAGTTCTCCCATTGCGTGTCCGAGAACGACATGTGCCCCCACGGATATGTCAACACTCTGGCCGTCACGCAATCTTAA